In Populus alba chromosome 1, ASM523922v2, whole genome shotgun sequence, a single window of DNA contains:
- the LOC118042464 gene encoding caffeic acid 3-O-methyltransferase 1, translating to MATSSNEEEDYHLQYALQLASASTLPMVFKAVIELGVLEIIEKAGPGALLSASQIASQLPTQNNPDAPIVLDRILCLLASHSILTCSLATENQDSDQVQRLYGLAPVAKYFIKKEDGGSLSPYFLVIQDKVTVDLWYHLKDVILQGGALFQKAYGMSSMEYVKKDPRFGEVFSGFVKGFNPLFMKRILDIYDGFEGLTSLVDVGGGNGSVLNMIISKYPAIKGINFDLAPVIENSPSYPGIEHVAGDVFLTIPKGEAIFMKWVSHFWNDENFLKVLKNCYEALPDTGKLIVVEMVIPEIPGTSGADRSLLQNYLFVTNMNPKRNERTEKEFERLAKGAGFSHLRVACSACSFSVVEFIKKKATASTAATAAK from the exons ATGGCAACCTCAAGCAATGAAGAAGAAGACTATCATCTCCAGTATGCCTTGCAACTTGCAAGTGCATCAACTCTGCCTATGGTTTTCAAAGCAGTAATTGAGCTAGGAGTTCTGGAGATCATAGAAAAAGCTGGCCCTGGTGCCTTGCTCTCAGCTTCACAGATTGCCTCTCAACTTCCCACTCAGAACAACCCTGATGCCCCTATTGTACTAGACCGTATCCTGTGCCTTCTTGCTAGCCATTCTATTCTGACTTGTTCTCTAGCCACCGAGAATCAAGATAGTGATCAAGTTCAGAGGTTATATGGATTGGCACCAGTAGCCAAATACTTTATCAAGAAGGAAGATGGAGGGTCCTTGAGTCcctattttcttgttattcaAGATAAAGTCACAGTGGATCTCTG GTACCACTTAAAAGATGTTATTCTTCAAGGAGGGGCTCTATTTCAGAAAGCTTATGGGATGAGTTCTATGGAGTATGTGAAAAAGGATCCAAGATTTGGTGAAGTATTCAGTGGCTTTGTTAAAGGTTTCAACCCTTTATTTATGAAGAGGATTTTGGACATATATGATGGCTTTGAAGGTCTAACATCCTTGGTGGATGTTGGTGGTGGCAATGGTTCTGTCCTTAATATGATCATCTCAAAGTATCCTGCTATTAAGGGCATCAACTTTGATTTGGCTCCAGTTATAGAAAACTCACCATCCTATCCAGG TATTGAGCATGTTGCAGGAGATGTATTCTTAACCATTCCTAAAGGAGAAGCCATTTTCATGAAG TGGGTATCCCATTTCTGGAACGATGAGAACTTCTTGAAAGTGCTAAAGAATTGCTATGAAGCTTTACCGGACACCGGAAAGTTGATAGTAGTGGAAATGGTGATTCCTGAAATCCCCGGTACCAGTGGTGCAGATAGAAGCTTGCTGCAGAATTATTTATTCGTGACAAACATGAATCCCAAGAGAAATGAAAGGACGGAAAAAGAATTTGAACGTTTGGCCAAAGGAGCAGGGTTTTCTCATCTTCGAGTTGCCTGTTCCGCCTGTTCTTTCTCAGTTGTTGAGTTCATTAAAAAGAAGGCAACTGCTAGTACTGCTGCTACAGCAGCGAAGTGA
- the LOC140955309 gene encoding uncharacterized protein — protein sequence MENEERAALESRYQSELESVKNEVSRMTNLLEQLLRAKNGRERPRQPPIGASTAHVLGVSQNLGQIHNGTTLYTCHSYPAPQTHVTEARVSKGLRTRWRDEATNVQPPLIETEMVTLFANTFKAPYYEHLMGSSSQHFYDVVRVAERIAQGIKAGRISEPLEKKGFVGRKREGDINNLEGGYKGKKVNYQNPQIPAHQFANMNFAKPFNTNRANPQPNNQRPYTGYPSEQLPPLPMPLKDLYAKLLSIGQIALILLPPIQPPFPLWYKPELTCEYHAGNSGHGIETCYAFKRRLLELIKRGWVSFEDMPSINSNPLPNHAASNNRVGMIEVGNQSKVLKVSMKELYGMLVKSGFLEINIEGQFEGGDYCEFHGREGHHIEDCIEFRKKVVKMMALGELRIEPAEGNHEVSMMEGQDKMSRVCRVQPTANGPPKLILAKPSHTKGNHNAMPYNYGFAANIQASLPLFQTEISGLTRSGLCFTPEELRKAKGKAVVDLDKATEVNKPVIEEESNEFLKLIKHSEYCIVLNEAYVPQDIEQKTMEHLVGRIHSTNYLYFTTDELDAEGTGHNKPLYITVRCKDCLIGKVLVDNGSALNVLPKHILEEMPIDESHMKPSTMMARAYDGSPRLIIGTLEVELYVGPQMFLVTFQVMDIHPSYCLKYIMNGMLVTVKVEETVSMIKNVAIPFIEAEDCKDNNIHAFEIVNTDWVPENTVLRRPRISEAARMVAQCFLERGIPFQYNPITEVPKKANPIKMKGADQRFGLGYKPKKEDHRWAASRRRERRMARIEGREPEEEKLEIPPLRVTFPKAAYVMQPNEGAESLGQELSNISINTLEEDNMEGGDMKMVAGEEDEALPQLTIHTMEEVSAKTFVRKLVEGEKFQNWVTQEASDMPGLDRNIVVHKIPLEEGCKLVKQKLRRAHPDIWIKVKTKLEKQWNAGFLEVVKYPQWVSNIVVVPKKEGKIRVCVDFRNLNKASPKDDFPLPHIDVLVDNVARSSTYSFMDGFSGYNQIKMALEDKAKTTFVTPWGTYCYKVMPFGLKNAGATYQRAMVTLFHDMMHKVIEVYVDDMIAKSKKGEDHVKVLRKLFKRLRKYELKLNPAKCSFGVKFGKLLGFVVNDKGIEVDPDKVKAIQSMPSPNTEKEHDETGRKERAIYYLSKKFTEYENVLSIAGEEEKTDWWTMFFDGEVNVYGNGAGAVIISPDQKQYPVSVKLYFECTNNTAEYEACILGLEAALELKVRKIDVYGDSMLIICQEYPVGASKMDKKTLRKLAMDFYLDGEILYKRSFDGTLLRCLNETDAKKALREKVVKRFIEKDLICRYGPPEKIVTDNAQNFNSKMIVELCTKWKIKHSNSSPYRPKMNGAVEAANKNIKKIVQKMVVTYKDWHEMLPFALHAYRTAVRTSTGTTTYALVYEMEAVMPLEVEIPSLRVLMDSELEEAEWAKVRYEQLNLISEKRLVAICHHQLYQKRMAKAYDKKVRPRMFQEGDLVLKKLLSLPGEDRSKWAPNYEGPYVVKKLPRKINKAEFGHDFLV from the exons atggagaacGAAGAGAGGGCCGCCCTAGAATCCCGCTACCAAAGTGAGctggaatccgtgaaaaatgaagtttcccggATGACCAATCTACTTGAGCAACTTCTAAGAGCTAAGAACGGGAGGGAACGTCCACGCCAACCACCGATAGGAGCATCCACAGCTCATGTCCTTggggtatctcagaacttggggcaGATTCATAACGGAACAACACTTTACACCTGTCATTCCTACCCAGCCCCTCAAACTCATGTCAC AGAAGCCAGAGTCAGTAAGGGTTTACGCACAAGATGGAGGGATGAGGCAACAAATGTGCAACCCCCATTGATAGagacggagatggtgactttgttcgctaataccttcaaggcaccttactaCGAGCATTTAATGGGGAGCTCATctcagcatttctatgatgttgtacgcgtGGCAGAAAGAATAgcgcaagggattaaagctgggcGCATATCagagcctttagagaagaaaggttttgttggaagaaaaaggGAAGGTGACATTAATAACTTAGAAGGCGGGTACAAGGGCAAAAAAGTAAACTACCAAAACCCACAAATCCCTGCCCATCAATTCGCCAACATGAACTTTGCCAAACCTTTTAACACCAATCGAGCAAACCCCCAGCCAAACAACCAAAGGCCATATACAGGATACCCTTCGGAGCAACTGCCTCCACTACCCATGCCTTTAAAAGACTTGTACGCCAAATtgctgagcattggacaaatagctctgATCCTTCTACCACCAATCCAACCGCCTTTTCCCTTATGGTACAAGCCCGAATTAACTTGCGAATACCATGCCGGTAATTCGGGGCATGGAATCGAAACCTGCTACGCCTTTAAAAGGAGATTGTTAGAGCTTATCAAAAGGGGGTGGGTATCGTTCGAAGACATGCCCAGCATcaattcaaatccattgcctAATCATGCCGCAAGTAATAATAGAGTAGGCATGATAGAAGTTGGGAATCAAAGCAAGGTGTTGAAGGTATCTATGAAGGAGTTGTATGGCATGTTAGTAAAATCAGGATTTCTTGAGATAAATATTGAAGGTCAATTTGAGGGAGGTGACTATTGTGAGTTCCATGGGAGAGAGGGGCATCATATTGAGGATTGCATCGAGTTTCGCAAGAAGGTGGTGAAAATGATGGCATTAGGAGAGTTGAGGATCGAGCCTGCGGAAGGCAATCATGAGGTAAGTATGATGGAAGGTCAAGATAAGATGTCAAGAGTATGTAGGGTCCAACCAACAGCTAATGGGCCACCAAAGTTAATCTTGGCTAAACCTTCCCACACTAAAGGaaatcacaatgccatgcctTATAATTATGGTTTTGCTGCCAACATTCAAGCTTCTCTTCCTTTATTCCAAACTGAAATCAGTGGGTTAACTCGGAGTGGCCTGTGCTTTACTCCCGAAGAGTTGAGGAAGGCAAAAGGCAAAGCAGTGGTAGATCTTGACAAAGCAacagaagttaataagccagtGATTGAAGAGGAgtcgaatgaatttttgaagttgataaaGCATAGTGAATATTGCATA GTTTTGAATGAGGCGTATGTCCCTCAAGACATTGAACAGAAAACCATGGAGCATTTGGTGGGGAGAATCCATTCAACTAATTACCTGTATTTCACCactgatgagcttgatgctgaaggtactGGACACAACAAGCCCCTATATATTACTGTTAGGTGCAAGGACTGCCTTATAGGAaaggtgctcgtcgataatggctcggccctTAATGTGTTGCCAAAGCATATTCTGGAAGAAATGCCGATcgatgaatctcatatgaaacCAAGTACCATGATggccagagcatatgatggctcacctagacTAATAATAGGGACTTtggaagtggagctatatgtggggcCACAAATGTTCTTAGTGACATTTCAagttatggatatccacccttcctat TGCCTGAAGTATATCATGAACGGGATGTTGGTGACTGTCAAAGTTGAGGAGACAGTGTCCATGATAAAGAATGTGGCCATACCTTTCATTGAGGCggaggattgcaaggataacaatatccatgcttttgagattgTAAACACTGACTGGGTGCCTGAAAACACAGTACTAAGAAggccaaggatctcagaagcagcaAGGATGGTGGCTCAATGCTTCTTGGAACGAGGGATCCCCTTTCAGTATAATCCTATCACTGAGGTACCAAAAAAGGCAAACCCGATAAAGATGAAAGGtgctgatcaaagatttgggttGGGGTATAAACCTAAAAAAGAGGATCATCGGTGGGCTGCCAGTCGGAGAAGGGAAAGAAGAATGGCCAGGATTGAAGGAAGAGAGCCTGAAGAAGAAAAGTtggaaatccctccccttagaGTGACATTCCCGAAGGCTGCATATGTAATGCAGCCCAATGAAGGAGCAGAAAGCCTTGGTCAAGAACTGTCAAATATAAGCATAAACACTTTGGAGGAGGATAACATGGAAGGAGGTGACATGAAGATGGTAGCGGGAGAGGAAGATGAAGCCCTGCCACAACTGACTATCCACACCATGGAAGAAGTCTCAGCTAAGACCTTCGTGCGAAAGCTGGTCGAGGGCGAGAAGTTCCAAAACTGGGTGACTCAAGAAGCTTCA gatatgcctggtttggatAGAAATATCGTCGTGCATAAGATACCACTCGAGGAAGGTTGTAAGCTAGTCAAGCAGAAGTTGAGGAGAGCCCACCCGGATATTTGGATCAAAGTTAAGACAAAACTCGAAAAACAGTGGAATGCaggctttctagaagtagtcAAATATCCACAATGGGTATCCAACATTGTTGTTGTaccaaagaaagaaggaaagattagagtttgtgtgGACTTCCGAAATTTGAACAAAGCTAGCCCCAAagatgattttcctctaccacatatagatgttttagtggacAATGTTGCACGTAGTTCCACgtattcctttatggatggtttcTCAGGATACAATCAGATAAAGATGGCTCTAGAAGATAAGGCAAAAACGACTTTTGTTACACCATGGGGAACCTATTGCTACAAGGTTATGCCATTTGGTCTGAAGAATGCAGGAGCCACCTATCAGAGAGCCATGGTGACTCTGTTCCATGATATGATGCACAAGGTgattgaggtgtatgtagatgacatGATTGCTAAGTCCAAGAAGGGAGAAGATCATGTAAAAGTTCTAAGGAAGTTATTTAAGCGTTTGAGGAAGTACGAACTAAAGCTCAaccctgcaaaatgttcatttggAGTTAAATTTGGAAAGCTGCTGGGATTTGTGGTAAACGACaaaggtatagaggtggatcctgATAAAGTGAAGGCCATCCAATCCATGCCATCCCCAAACACGGAGAAGGAG catgatgaaaccggaaggaaagAGAGGGCTATTTATTACCTAAGTAAGAagttcactgaat ATGAAAATGTATTATCAATagcaggagaagaagaaaagacagattggtggaccatgttttttgatggAGAAGTGAATGTTTATGGCAATGGGGCCGGTGCAGTGATCATCTCTCCTGACCAGAAACAGTATCCGGTTTCagttaaattgtattttgaatGCACCAACAATACGGCTGAATATGAGGCTTGTATCTTGGGTTTAGAAGCCGCGCTAGAGTTGAAGGTCCgaaagatagatgtatatggtgACTCAATGTTGATTATCTGTCAG GAATATCCAGTGGGAGCTTCGAAGATGGAtaagaaaaccctaagaaaGCTGGCCATGGATTTCTACCTAGACGGAGAGATTCtgtataaaagatcatttgatggaaccTTGCTAAGGTGTTTGAATGAGACCGATGCTAAAAAGGCTTTACGGGAG AAAGTGGTAAAGAGGTTTATAGAAAAAGACTTGATTTGTCGCTATGGTCCGCCAGAAAAGATAGTGACCGATAATGCACAGAATTTCAACAGCAAAATGATCGTGGAGCTTTGTAccaaatggaaaatcaagcattcaaaTTCCTCACCATATAGGCCCAAGATGAATGGTGCTGTGGAAGCAGCCAACAAGAATATCAAGAAAATTGTGCAGAAAATGGTAgtcacttacaaggattggcatgagatgttgccatttgcTCTCCATGCATATCGCACTGCAGTAAGAACCTCGACAGGGACTACTACGTATGCTCTGGTATACGAaatggaggcggtgatgcctttggaagtagaAATACCTTCATTGAGGGTGTTGATGGATTCAGAATTAGAAGAGGCTGAATGGGCCAAAGTAAGATATGAACAGTTAAACCTGATCAGTGAGAAGAGGTTGGTtgcaatctgtcatcatcaactctaccaGAAGAGGATGGCCAAGGCATATGACAAGAAGGTTAGACCTCGCATGTTCCAAGAAGGAGATCTAGTGCTGAAGAAATTATTGTCTTTGCCAGGAGAAGATCGAAGCAAATGGGCCCCAAATTATGAAGGTCCTTATGTAGTGAAGAAG CTTCCTcgtaaaatcaataaagcagAGTTTGGCCATGATTTCTTGGTGTAA